Proteins from a genomic interval of Bdellovibrio sp. GT3:
- a CDS encoding YkvA family protein codes for MKISQLSKISKDTGLSPEKLAVYFQVSNMTLRRWLKKGGTVRVPAQYDTNLYQGILTMVKDGVIDKDHECVKEAYEFSQSLFANNSFMMMDLQATQFEQSGANEDGLMDLCLRLGQRDDSLTYVQNNEATLQGLQNKSPSIREKVMTLWNVLKDGDLQKTSKYVAVGAMYYLVFPFDFIPDSVPGVGLLDDYAILSIAVDHYLRFKNLKG; via the coding sequence ATGAAAATCAGCCAATTAAGCAAAATCAGTAAAGATACCGGATTGAGTCCTGAAAAATTGGCCGTCTATTTTCAAGTTTCCAACATGACTTTGCGTCGTTGGTTGAAAAAGGGTGGAACTGTCAGAGTTCCTGCTCAGTACGATACGAATCTTTATCAAGGCATTTTGACCATGGTAAAAGATGGCGTTATCGATAAAGACCATGAGTGCGTGAAGGAAGCTTACGAGTTTTCTCAGTCCTTGTTTGCTAACAATTCATTTATGATGATGGACCTGCAAGCAACTCAGTTTGAACAATCTGGTGCCAACGAAGATGGTCTGATGGATCTATGTCTTCGTCTAGGTCAGCGTGATGACAGTCTGACTTACGTTCAAAACAATGAAGCGACGCTACAAGGTCTGCAAAACAAGAGTCCAAGCATCCGTGAGAAAGTGATGACACTTTGGAACGTGCTTAAAGATGGCGATCTGCAAAAGACATCCAAATACGTGGCTGTCGGTGCCATGTACTACTTGGTGTTTCCTTTTGATTTTATCCCGGATTCAGTTCCTGGGGTGGGATTGTTGGATGACTACGCGATCCTGTCGATTGCGGTGGATCACTACCTGCGATTCAAAAACCTAAAAGGTTAA